One [Clostridium] saccharolyticum WM1 DNA segment encodes these proteins:
- a CDS encoding amino acid ABC transporter permease — translation MDFEFIRAYTPLYIEAAGMTLRISFLGILLSSAIGLLCSLVRIIKIPVLKSIVNGYIEVSRNTPLLIQLFFLYFGLPKIGVVLSSESCAVTGLAFLGGSYMAEAFRTGMEQVPVIQSESGLSLGLTKGQVFRHIILPQAVTTSVPVFCANIIFLIKETSVFSAVALADLMFVAKDLIGIYYKTDEALLMLVAAYLIILLPISLLCSWIERRVRYAEFGN, via the coding sequence ATGGATTTTGAATTTATACGTGCCTATACGCCGCTGTATATTGAAGCGGCAGGTATGACACTCCGAATCTCTTTTCTGGGAATCCTGCTTTCATCAGCCATTGGCCTTTTGTGCAGCCTGGTCAGGATTATTAAGATACCGGTGTTAAAGAGTATTGTGAATGGCTATATTGAAGTATCCAGAAATACGCCGCTTTTGATCCAGCTGTTCTTTTTATACTTCGGACTTCCTAAAATCGGTGTTGTATTAAGCTCTGAAAGCTGTGCAGTGACAGGGCTGGCATTTTTAGGAGGAAGCTACATGGCGGAAGCATTCCGCACGGGAATGGAACAGGTACCGGTCATCCAGTCAGAATCGGGTCTCAGCCTGGGACTTACCAAGGGGCAGGTATTCCGTCATATCATCCTTCCACAGGCGGTTACTACCTCAGTCCCTGTATTTTGCGCCAACATCATATTTCTTATAAAAGAAACATCGGTGTTCAGTGCGGTGGCGCTGGCTGATTTAATGTTTGTGGCAAAGGATCTGATTGGAATCTATTATAAAACAGATGAGGCTCTCTTAATGCTGGTGGCAGCATACTTAATCATTTTGCTGCCAATATCCTTGCTCTGTTCCTGGATAGAAAGGAGGGTCCGTTATGCAGAATTTGGGAATTAG
- a CDS encoding diguanylate cyclase domain-containing protein: MRLRRPRKCMSIQNVTIVTFICLFLLSLVGIEKLVLNNLQSSITRETAGISEKMNQDLMENVNSFFRVPVTANEIGKKLIENEAIDFLNEKSRNSFFLGILKTYETEIYSFAYASVDGAYYGALRNKRGDFELIKNNAETGGECWRYSVHEDLTAGAITGNSGTFDPRQQVWYQEAEKEGAPVFSPVYKDFIADDLAVSVSSPVYDREGRLNGVLSAHMLLSEISGYLKTQAAGSKGYVAVIEEGTRYLIANSMGEDNSVMTAYGTLKRNTMESLSLSIIKTSYEKYLKAHETEFSWNLGEDTWYADIQEYRKAGLNWVIISVIPESFLAAELNRNIEITVQLTFFAAIFSIGIFSLIIRRLYKPINGLLTVAEGISAGNLEQRVEIVRNDEIGRISNVFNRLADNLLDMVKHLECIVEMRTQELNKANEILKENQSQLHLILDTAAEAIFGTDLNGKCTFCNKSCLHLLGYSKPEELLGIDMLAALGGNENEELADFDGKRFLADYPCPGKEEEERTRVLKRADGTSFEAEYRSLPQLKDGKHVGYVITFADITERKKGEERIRFLSYHDPLTGLVNRRCFEQEMKQADTLQNHPVSLIFLDLNGLKLINDTFGHSAGDEFIVKAAQVLKKNCREGDVAARIGGDEFTVLLPRTSRDEAEVIAERIRNQVAEEKVNMVSCSVAVGTATKEKHWQRIERILELAENEMYKEKSTSSINFGIHAINGIITSLHMKSPWEKKHSEEVSKLCEKIGIAMELPETEIKKLRDGAYLHDIGKITLSESILEKTPEKLSEVEHEMIRQHPAIGYRILNLSQETLDLANGVYSHHECWDGSGYPKGLKGEEIPLISRILSVAEAYERIVNREKDRKKGKERALQSILMKSGKKYDPAIAQLFVRIMKEDKQC; this comes from the coding sequence ATGAGATTACGAAGACCACGAAAATGCATGTCGATTCAAAATGTGACAATAGTCACCTTTATCTGTCTGTTCCTTTTATCCCTGGTGGGCATAGAAAAACTAGTGTTAAACAACTTGCAATCTTCCATAACCAGAGAAACCGCCGGAATATCTGAAAAGATGAACCAGGACTTAATGGAAAATGTGAATTCATTTTTCCGGGTTCCGGTTACAGCAAATGAAATAGGAAAAAAACTGATTGAAAATGAAGCCATTGATTTTCTGAATGAAAAGAGCCGAAACTCCTTTTTTCTTGGTATCTTAAAAACTTACGAGACAGAGATTTACAGCTTTGCTTATGCTTCCGTTGATGGAGCATATTATGGGGCCCTGAGAAATAAACGGGGGGATTTTGAACTCATAAAGAACAATGCTGAGACAGGAGGAGAATGCTGGCGTTACTCTGTTCATGAGGATCTCACAGCAGGAGCCATTACAGGGAATTCAGGCACCTTTGATCCCCGGCAGCAGGTATGGTACCAGGAGGCGGAAAAGGAAGGAGCCCCTGTCTTTTCGCCTGTATACAAAGATTTCATCGCAGATGACCTGGCAGTATCTGTTTCGTCTCCTGTGTATGACAGGGAAGGCAGGCTGAATGGCGTATTAAGTGCTCATATGCTCCTCTCTGAAATCAGTGGCTATCTGAAAACCCAGGCGGCAGGTTCCAAGGGTTATGTGGCAGTCATAGAGGAAGGTACCCGGTATTTAATTGCAAATTCTATGGGAGAAGATAATTCTGTCATGACTGCCTATGGAACATTGAAAAGGAATACCATGGAAAGCCTTTCTTTATCTATCATAAAAACCAGCTATGAGAAATATTTAAAAGCCCATGAGACAGAATTTTCATGGAACTTGGGAGAGGATACCTGGTATGCAGACATACAGGAATACCGGAAGGCAGGACTTAACTGGGTCATCATTTCCGTGATCCCGGAAAGCTTTTTGGCTGCAGAGCTGAACCGGAATATAGAAATTACGGTTCAGCTGACTTTCTTTGCCGCCATTTTTTCCATAGGGATCTTTTCCCTGATCATCCGAAGGCTTTATAAGCCCATTAATGGCCTGCTGACCGTTGCAGAGGGGATTTCCGCAGGCAATCTGGAGCAGCGGGTGGAGATCGTAAGAAATGACGAAATCGGAAGGATATCCAACGTATTTAACCGTCTGGCGGATAATCTGCTTGACATGGTCAAGCATCTGGAATGCATTGTGGAAATGCGGACCCAGGAGCTTAATAAGGCAAATGAAATATTAAAAGAGAACCAGTCTCAGCTTCATCTGATCCTGGATACTGCGGCAGAAGCCATATTTGGTACAGACTTAAACGGAAAGTGCACGTTTTGCAACAAAAGCTGCCTTCACCTTCTGGGATATTCAAAGCCGGAGGAGCTTTTAGGAATTGATATGTTGGCAGCCCTGGGAGGCAATGAGAATGAAGAACTGGCAGATTTTGACGGAAAGCGGTTTCTTGCCGATTATCCCTGTCCGGGAAAGGAGGAAGAGGAAAGGACCAGAGTACTGAAACGGGCTGACGGTACTTCCTTTGAGGCGGAGTACCGGTCCCTGCCTCAGTTAAAGGATGGGAAGCATGTTGGATATGTCATAACCTTTGCCGATATTACCGAGCGGAAGAAAGGGGAGGAAAGGATCCGTTTTTTAAGCTACCATGATCCTCTTACCGGTTTGGTTAACCGAAGGTGTTTTGAACAGGAGATGAAACAGGCGGATACCCTGCAAAATCATCCGGTTTCCCTGATTTTTCTTGATCTAAACGGATTAAAGCTTATCAATGACACCTTTGGTCATTCGGCAGGGGATGAATTCATTGTCAAAGCCGCCCAGGTTTTAAAAAAGAACTGCCGGGAGGGGGATGTTGCCGCCCGGATCGGGGGGGACGAATTTACGGTTTTACTGCCACGTACTTCCAGGGATGAAGCAGAGGTCATTGCTGAACGGATAAGAAACCAGGTTGCAGAAGAAAAGGTAAACATGGTATCTTGCAGTGTTGCAGTTGGAACTGCCACTAAGGAAAAGCATTGGCAGAGAATCGAACGGATACTGGAACTGGCAGAAAATGAGATGTATAAGGAAAAGAGCACCTCTTCCATAAACTTTGGGATCCATGCGATTAACGGCATCATCACCTCGCTTCATATGAAAAGCCCGTGGGAGAAAAAGCATTCAGAGGAGGTCAGCAAGCTGTGTGAAAAAATCGGTATTGCTATGGAGCTTCCTGAAACAGAAATTAAAAAGCTGCGGGATGGGGCATACCTCCACGATATTGGTAAGATCACCTTAAGCGAGTCCATCCTTGAGAAAACTCCGGAAAAACTGTCTGAGGTGGAACATGAGATGATAAGGCAGCATCCGGCGATCGGATACCGCATCCTTAATCTGTCCCAGGAGACCCTGGACCTTGCCAACGGAGTGTACAGCCATCACGAATGCTGGGATGGTTCCGGCTATCCCAAGGGCTTAAAAGGAGAGGAGATACCCCTGATTTCACGGATTCTGTCTGTTGCGGAGGCCTATGAACGGATTGTAAACCGGGAAAAGGACCGGAAAAAGGGAAAGGAAAGGGCGCTTCAATCCATCTTAATGAAATCCGGAAAAAAATATGATCCTGCAATCGCCCAGTTATTTGTCCGAATCATGAAGGAGGATAAGCAGTGCTGA
- a CDS encoding CAP domain-containing protein: protein MRKLTALGMITLTLTSMIPLTANAAVTRPYSQCNTGRSIVTVSRNCNLDDLKAKLKQYGVDQNSVDWSKLINGSNNGKNCNRNTGNTGNTGNTGNTGNTGNTGNTGNTGNTGNTGNTGNTGNTGNTGNTGNTGNTGNTGNTGNDGSTTNKTYTQQVVDLVNAERAKEGLAPLTIDPAVEKAATVRANEIQSKFDHVRPNGSSFSSALKEQNVSYRGAGENIAWGQKTPQDVVTAWMNSAGHRANIMNKSYTHIGVGNTQNSSGTQYWVQLFTY from the coding sequence TTGAGAAAACTAACGGCACTTGGAATGATTACACTTACTTTAACGAGTATGATACCATTGACAGCCAATGCGGCGGTGACCAGACCTTACAGTCAGTGCAACACCGGAAGAAGCATTGTGACAGTGAGCAGGAACTGTAATTTAGATGATTTAAAGGCTAAATTAAAACAGTACGGGGTCGACCAAAACAGTGTGGACTGGTCTAAGCTGATCAATGGCAGCAATAATGGCAAAAACTGCAATAGAAATACCGGCAATACCGGAAATACCGGAAATACCGGCAATACAGGAAATACCGGAAATACGGGCAATACCGGTAATACTGGAAATACCGGAAATACGGGCAATACCGGTAATACTGGAAATACCGGCAATACTGGAAATACCGGTAACACAGGAAATACCGGTAATACAGGAAATACCGGCAACGACGGGAGTACGACCAATAAGACTTATACCCAGCAGGTTGTAGATCTTGTAAATGCAGAGAGAGCAAAGGAAGGACTTGCTCCGCTTACCATTGATCCTGCTGTAGAGAAGGCTGCTACCGTAAGAGCCAATGAGATCCAGTCAAAGTTTGATCATGTCCGCCCCAATGGCAGCTCATTTTCTTCCGCTTTAAAAGAGCAGAATGTAAGTTACCGGGGTGCTGGAGAGAACATCGCATGGGGACAGAAAACACCTCAGGATGTGGTGACTGCCTGGATGAACAGTGCGGGCCACCGTGCAAATATCATGAATAAAAGCTATACACATATTGGAGTAGGCAATACTCAAAATAGTAGCGGAACCCAGTACTGGGTGCAGTTATTTACATACTAA
- a CDS encoding ATP-binding protein, with amino-acid sequence MSREQDLSLDQMKQMSPEEYVLVDVRDQTSYNHGFIPGAINIEKEALLNGDRPLPRDKKIILYCLKGIISEDAARDLTEKGYEAYNLRGGYGEWLLRTMEREDKSDDRLENIEKSIRKKFHKELFSRFAKAINEYELVKENDRIAVCISGGKDSMLMAKLFQELRRHNKFPFELVFLVMDPGYNETNRQVIESNARLLNIPITVFETQIFDAVYDVEKSPCYLCARMRRGYLYNKARELGCNKIALGHHYDDVIETILMGMMYGAQIQTMMPKLHSTNFEGMELIRPMYLIREDDIKDWRDYNGLHFIQCACRFTDTCTTCRTDGSTGSKRVEIKNLIRQLKETNPYIESNIFKSVENVNLNTIIAYKENGTTHHFLDGYDLVGRAEPADE; translated from the coding sequence ATGTCCCGGGAACAGGATCTGTCATTGGATCAAATGAAGCAAATGAGCCCGGAGGAATACGTGCTTGTAGACGTGAGGGATCAGACGTCATACAACCATGGTTTTATACCGGGAGCCATAAATATTGAAAAAGAAGCATTATTAAACGGAGACCGCCCTCTTCCCAGGGATAAGAAGATCATCCTGTACTGCTTAAAGGGGATTATCAGTGAAGATGCGGCAAGGGATTTAACGGAAAAAGGCTATGAAGCATATAATCTCCGGGGCGGCTATGGGGAATGGCTGCTTCGTACCATGGAAAGAGAGGATAAATCAGACGACCGGCTGGAAAATATAGAAAAGAGCATCCGGAAGAAATTCCATAAGGAGCTGTTCAGCAGATTTGCCAAGGCCATTAATGAATATGAGCTGGTAAAGGAAAACGACAGGATCGCTGTCTGCATTTCCGGAGGCAAGGATTCCATGCTCATGGCAAAGCTTTTTCAGGAGCTGAGAAGACACAATAAATTTCCCTTTGAACTGGTTTTTCTTGTCATGGATCCGGGATACAACGAAACCAACCGGCAGGTGATTGAATCCAATGCCAGGCTTTTAAATATTCCGATCACCGTATTTGAAACCCAGATCTTTGACGCAGTGTATGACGTAGAAAAGTCCCCGTGTTATTTGTGTGCCAGGATGAGGAGGGGGTATTTGTACAATAAGGCAAGGGAGCTTGGCTGTAATAAGATTGCCCTGGGACATCATTACGATGATGTGATCGAAACCATATTAATGGGAATGATGTACGGTGCACAGATACAGACCATGATGCCGAAGCTGCACAGCACAAATTTTGAAGGCATGGAACTTATCCGCCCCATGTATCTCATTCGGGAAGATGACATCAAAGACTGGAGGGATTACAATGGCCTGCACTTCATCCAGTGTGCATGTCGGTTTACGGATACCTGCACTACCTGCAGGACGGATGGCAGCACAGGGTCAAAGAGGGTGGAAATTAAGAACCTGATCAGGCAGCTAAAGGAGACCAATCCATACATTGAAAGCAATATTTTTAAGAGCGTGGAAAATGTGAACCTGAATACCATAATCGCCTATAAGGAAAATGGGACAACACACCACTTCCTTGACGGTTACGATCTGGTGGGAAGGGCTGAACCCGCTGATGAATGA
- a CDS encoding tRNA threonylcarbamoyladenosine dehydratase — translation MLNQFSRTQLLLGEDAMKKLSEAKVAVFGIGGVGGYVAEALVRSGIGSFVLVDDDKVCLTNINRQIIATRKTVGKYKVDVMKDRILEINPDAQVETHQCFYLPENADDFDFKEYDYVVDAVDTVTAKLELIMRAKEAGVPVISCMGAGNKLDPTKFLVADIYKTTMCPLAKVMRRELKKRGVKKLKVVYSTEKPTRPLEDMSISCRTNCICPPGAKHKCTERRDIPGSVAFVPSVAGLIIAGEVIKDLARKE, via the coding sequence TTGTTGAACCAGTTTTCAAGAACCCAGCTTTTATTGGGTGAAGATGCCATGAAAAAATTATCGGAAGCAAAGGTTGCTGTTTTTGGTATCGGCGGTGTGGGCGGATATGTGGCAGAGGCCTTGGTAAGAAGCGGAATCGGTTCCTTTGTGCTTGTGGATGATGATAAGGTCTGCCTTACCAATATAAACAGACAGATCATAGCCACCCGGAAAACGGTAGGCAAATATAAAGTGGATGTTATGAAGGACAGGATTTTGGAGATCAATCCCGACGCACAGGTGGAAACCCATCAGTGTTTCTATTTGCCGGAGAATGCGGATGATTTTGATTTTAAGGAGTATGATTATGTAGTGGATGCGGTGGATACCGTAACCGCAAAGCTGGAGCTGATCATGCGCGCAAAAGAAGCTGGCGTACCGGTCATCAGCTGCATGGGCGCAGGCAATAAGCTGGATCCTACGAAATTTTTAGTGGCTGACATTTATAAGACCACCATGTGTCCCCTTGCAAAGGTCATGCGGAGAGAGTTAAAGAAAAGGGGCGTAAAAAAGCTTAAGGTAGTCTACTCCACGGAAAAGCCTACAAGACCCTTGGAAGACATGTCCATCAGCTGCAGGACAAACTGTATCTGCCCGCCCGGAGCCAAGCATAAGTGTACGGAACGAAGAGATATTCCGGGAAGCGTTGCTTTTGTGCCCTCTGTAGCAGGGCTTATTATAGCCGGAGAAGTGATCAAGGACCTGGCGCGGAAGGAATAG
- a CDS encoding hemerythrin domain-containing protein, translating into MYGIDILMKEHENILAFTGFLRSISSGILEGKPVDAPLLRECLDFARNYADKHHHGKEEKILFRIMMENMGPVAEKLIRNGMLVEHDLGRLYLSELEKAIDEYERHPGTEPKLDIISNAVGYGALLKRHIDKEDEAAYAFAARALSEDKLQAVDEETDSFERQAKDQGVQDKYESWIREKIR; encoded by the coding sequence ATGTACGGAATAGACATTTTAATGAAGGAGCATGAAAACATTCTGGCTTTTACCGGGTTTTTAAGAAGCATTAGCTCCGGCATTCTGGAAGGCAAGCCGGTGGATGCGCCCCTCCTGCGGGAATGCCTTGACTTTGCAAGAAATTACGCAGACAAGCATCATCATGGAAAGGAAGAAAAGATATTGTTCCGGATCATGATGGAAAATATGGGGCCGGTTGCCGAAAAGCTGATTCGAAACGGTATGCTTGTAGAACATGACCTGGGAAGACTTTATCTTTCCGAACTGGAAAAGGCCATAGATGAGTATGAGAGACATCCTGGTACAGAACCGAAGTTGGATATTATTTCCAATGCGGTGGGCTATGGCGCATTATTAAAACGCCATATTGATAAAGAGGATGAGGCTGCTTATGCGTTTGCGGCCCGTGCACTTTCAGAGGATAAGTTACAGGCAGTGGATGAGGAAACAGATTCCTTTGAAAGGCAGGCAAAGGATCAGGGCGTTCAGGACAAGTATGAATCCTGGATCCGGGAAAAGATAAGGTAA
- a CDS encoding DUF1858 domain-containing protein, with the protein MITKEMYIGEILRSKPEAAEVLMGCGMHCLGCPSSQMESLEDACMVHGLDADAVLDKLNQ; encoded by the coding sequence ATGATAACGAAAGAAATGTATATTGGAGAAATTTTAAGAAGCAAACCAGAAGCAGCGGAGGTTTTAATGGGCTGCGGCATGCACTGTCTGGGCTGTCCTTCATCCCAGATGGAATCCCTGGAGGATGCATGTATGGTTCACGGGCTTGATGCAGATGCCGTACTGGATAAGCTGAATCAATAA
- the hcp gene encoding hydroxylamine reductase, translating to MDGKMFCFQCEQTAGCSGCTGSAGVCGKSANTANLQDELTGALIGLAKACGNNPRLETTTRLLVEGLFTTITNVNFNDEVLIKMIARVQEEKNSIVPDCRKCTSVCGNTSDYDMKNLWDAEEDIRSLKSLILFGLRGVAAYAYHAMVLGYEDEAVNDFFYKALSIISYDMSMEQLLPVVLEVGEINLKCMELLDKANTTAFGTPKPTRVPLTIEKGPFIVVTGHDLYDLKQLLEQTKDKGINLYTHGEMLPAHGYPELKKYRHLKGNFGTAWQNQQKEFDDLPAPILFTTNCLMPVKKSYADRVFTTEVVSYPEMVHIGEDKDFTPVIEKSLELGGYGEDHEMTGINGGKEVMTGFSHGTVLGVADQVIDAVKQGAISHFFLVGGCDGAKTGRNYYTDFVKQTPKDSMILTLACGKYRFNDLDLGTIGGLPRIMDMGQCNDAFSAIKVAVALAEAFDCSVNELPLSMVLSWYEQKAVCILLTLLHLGIKNITLGPSLPAFLSPNVVTFLVENYGISPITTPEEDLKKILG from the coding sequence ATGGATGGTAAAATGTTTTGTTTTCAGTGCGAGCAGACGGCAGGCTGCAGCGGCTGCACGGGCAGTGCAGGAGTATGTGGAAAGTCGGCAAACACTGCAAATTTACAGGATGAACTGACCGGTGCCCTGATTGGCCTGGCAAAAGCCTGTGGCAATAATCCCCGTTTGGAAACCACAACAAGGCTTCTGGTGGAAGGATTATTCACCACCATTACAAATGTAAATTTCAATGATGAAGTTTTAATAAAGATGATCGCAAGGGTGCAGGAAGAAAAAAACAGTATCGTTCCGGATTGCAGGAAATGTACCTCTGTGTGCGGGAATACTTCCGATTATGATATGAAGAACTTATGGGATGCAGAAGAGGATATCCGTTCCTTAAAGTCCCTGATTTTATTTGGACTGCGGGGGGTTGCGGCTTATGCTTATCATGCCATGGTTCTTGGATATGAAGACGAGGCTGTCAATGATTTCTTCTATAAGGCCCTGTCCATCATCAGTTATGATATGTCCATGGAGCAGCTGCTTCCGGTAGTCCTTGAAGTGGGAGAGATCAATTTAAAATGCATGGAACTTCTGGATAAGGCAAATACTACTGCCTTTGGAACGCCAAAGCCCACCAGAGTGCCACTTACCATTGAAAAAGGCCCATTTATCGTCGTCACCGGACATGATTTATATGATTTAAAGCAGCTTCTTGAGCAGACAAAGGATAAAGGGATCAATCTCTATACGCACGGAGAGATGCTTCCGGCCCACGGCTATCCGGAATTAAAGAAGTATCGTCATTTGAAGGGGAATTTTGGAACTGCATGGCAGAATCAGCAAAAAGAATTCGATGATCTTCCGGCCCCCATCCTTTTTACGACAAATTGTCTGATGCCGGTAAAGAAAAGCTATGCAGACCGTGTATTTACCACGGAAGTGGTATCCTATCCGGAAATGGTCCACATTGGAGAGGACAAAGACTTTACTCCTGTCATTGAAAAGTCCCTGGAACTTGGCGGGTACGGGGAAGACCACGAAATGACGGGAATCAACGGCGGCAAGGAAGTCATGACCGGATTTTCCCATGGGACCGTGCTGGGAGTTGCGGATCAGGTCATTGACGCAGTGAAGCAGGGAGCCATCAGCCATTTCTTCCTGGTGGGAGGCTGTGACGGTGCTAAGACAGGAAGAAATTATTATACCGATTTTGTAAAGCAGACTCCAAAGGATTCCATGATCCTCACCCTTGCCTGCGGAAAGTACCGTTTCAATGACCTGGACCTTGGAACCATCGGCGGGCTTCCAAGAATCATGGATATGGGCCAGTGCAATGATGCGTTCAGTGCCATTAAAGTGGCGGTGGCTTTGGCAGAAGCTTTTGACTGCAGTGTCAACGAACTCCCCTTGTCCATGGTACTGTCCTGGTATGAGCAGAAGGCCGTTTGTATTCTTCTTACCTTGCTGCATCTTGGAATCAAAAACATTACCCTGGGACCATCCTTACCGGCATTTTTATCACCAAATGTAGTAACGTTCCTTGTTGAAAACTACGGAATATCACCGATTACCACACCGGAAGAGGATTTAAAGAAAATTCTTGGATAA
- a CDS encoding Crp/Fnr family transcriptional regulator, translated as MEEYLSVLKKSYLFYGVSPEEISAMLKCLSARLKHYKKEEFIIRNGDYIHSVGMMLSGTALIIQEDFWGKRTIISEVLPGTIFAETYACIPSIPIEMSVISDSECDVLFLDFNKILNVCTSACTFHTRLIQNFLSAVARRNLTLTKKMQHMSKKTIREKLLSYLSAESLKSNSSTFDIPFNRQQLADYLSIDRSALSNEMSKLQDEGVLVYKKNRFTLKEDFQEG; from the coding sequence ATGGAGGAATATCTGTCCGTATTAAAAAAATCCTACCTGTTTTACGGAGTCAGCCCGGAGGAAATAAGCGCCATGTTAAAATGCTTATCGGCTCGGCTGAAGCATTATAAAAAAGAAGAATTCATAATAAGAAACGGAGATTATATACATTCCGTTGGAATGATGCTTTCCGGGACTGCTCTCATCATCCAGGAGGATTTCTGGGGCAAAAGGACCATTATTTCCGAAGTCCTTCCCGGCACCATATTTGCGGAAACCTATGCCTGCATCCCCTCCATTCCCATTGAAATGAGCGTCATCTCCGACTCTGAATGTGATGTGCTGTTTCTGGACTTTAACAAGATACTGAACGTGTGCACGTCCGCCTGTACCTTTCACACGCGGCTGATACAGAATTTCCTATCCGCCGTTGCCAGAAGGAACCTGACTCTCACCAAAAAAATGCAGCACATGTCCAAAAAGACCATTCGGGAAAAGCTCCTCTCCTATCTTTCCGCGGAATCCTTAAAAAGCAATTCCTCAACCTTTGATATTCCCTTTAACAGGCAGCAGCTGGCGGATTACCTGTCTATTGACCGCAGTGCCCTGTCCAATGAGATGAGTAAATTACAGGATGAAGGAGTGCTGGTCTATAAAAAAAACCGTTTTACGTTAAAGGAAGATTTTCAGGAAGGATGA
- a CDS encoding ATP-binding protein, translated as MVRRIIQIDREKCNGCGLCAAACHEGAIGMVNGKAELLRDDYCDGLGDCLPTCPTGAIAFVEREAAAYDEEAVALNRKKTGAKGHAAFGGCPGSRASVIEPAADREERTEAPVQSQLRQWPVQIKLVPVKAPYFDQADLLIAADCSAYAYGDFHQKFLKGKIVLVGCPKLDQVDYSEKLTEIIRNNRIQSITLVRMEVPCCGGLEHAALKALKESGKEIPCEVITISVDGNIL; from the coding sequence ATGGTTCGTAGAATAATTCAGATAGATAGAGAAAAATGCAACGGATGTGGTCTTTGTGCAGCAGCATGTCACGAGGGAGCCATCGGAATGGTCAATGGAAAAGCCGAACTTCTCAGAGATGACTACTGTGATGGATTAGGGGACTGCCTTCCCACTTGCCCCACGGGAGCCATTGCTTTTGTGGAGCGGGAGGCAGCCGCTTATGATGAAGAGGCGGTGGCGCTGAATAGGAAAAAGACCGGTGCAAAGGGGCACGCAGCCTTTGGCGGCTGTCCTGGAAGCCGGGCTTCGGTGATAGAACCAGCAGCTGATAGGGAGGAAAGGACTGAGGCCCCAGTTCAGTCCCAGCTAAGACAGTGGCCGGTACAGATCAAGCTGGTTCCTGTGAAAGCACCGTACTTTGATCAGGCCGATTTATTAATTGCAGCGGATTGCAGCGCTTACGCTTACGGAGATTTCCATCAGAAGTTCCTGAAGGGAAAGATCGTTCTTGTGGGTTGTCCCAAGCTTGATCAGGTAGATTACAGCGAAAAGCTGACGGAGATCATAAGGAACAACAGGATTCAAAGCATTACCCTTGTCCGCATGGAGGTGCCCTGCTGCGGCGGTTTGGAGCATGCAGCATTAAAAGCCCTGAAAGAAAGCGGAAAAGAAATTCCATGTGAGGTTATTACCATCTCCGTAGATGGGAATATTCTGTAA